Proteins from a genomic interval of Spiroplasma diminutum CUAS-1:
- the uvrB gene encoding excinuclease ABC subunit UvrB, with translation MENKNIKFQLVTDYKPGGDQPNAIKGLINGLKNNVKHQVLMGATGTGKTFTMANVIQEINKPTLVLAHNKTLAMQLYIELKELFPNNKVEYYVSNFDFYQPEAYIPSRDLYIDKDAKRNNDLEMMRLSSMNALMIRKDTIVVASVACIYATQDPKEYGDVFFELQVGQVLSKKELLTFLVQTGYTRDENDLAMGYFSAKGDVIRIAPSWTDKYHIRISMFGDEIEAIEMIDILNNTVIEKLRMFTVYPAAAYVTNFDKMKLVVENIGKELEKRVLWFQEQKKFIEADRLMKRTKYDMETMSEFGICSGIENYSPHLDFRAPGVPPFTLIDYFGDDFLTIIDESHMMIPQLNAMYNTDRSRKETLIEHGFRLPSAIDNRPLKFEEFAGKLKNVIYTSATPGPYELELVNNEVVEQIIRPTGLVDPQIEIRSTINQMNDIVDEINKVIAKNQKVFITTITIRISEDITAYLQSRNLKVAYLHSELKTLERNQVLTDLRKGVYDVIVGVNLLREGLDIPEVSLVCILDADKQGFLRNTRSLIQTIGRAARNSEGRVIFYADSTSQAMKEAIEETDRRRKIQEDYNKANGIIPKTIIKKISDVIADSNIRNKVDELKKLKKKEKEKKKENLIEELRKQMLSAAKEQNYEKAAEIRDLILELQAEG, from the coding sequence ATGGAAAATAAAAATATAAAATTCCAGTTAGTCACAGACTATAAACCTGGAGGAGATCAACCTAATGCAATAAAAGGTTTGATTAATGGTCTAAAAAATAATGTAAAGCACCAGGTATTAATGGGAGCAACTGGAACTGGAAAAACATTTACAATGGCAAATGTTATTCAAGAAATTAATAAGCCAACGTTAGTTTTAGCACATAATAAAACTTTGGCAATGCAATTATATATTGAGTTAAAAGAATTATTTCCTAATAATAAAGTTGAATATTATGTTTCTAACTTTGACTTTTATCAACCAGAAGCATATATACCTTCAAGAGATTTATATATCGATAAAGATGCAAAAAGAAATAATGACCTTGAAATGATGAGACTAAGTTCTATGAATGCACTAATGATTAGAAAAGATACAATAGTAGTTGCATCAGTTGCATGTATTTATGCAACTCAAGATCCAAAAGAGTATGGAGATGTATTCTTTGAATTACAAGTTGGACAAGTTTTATCAAAAAAGGAATTACTTACTTTTTTAGTTCAAACTGGTTATACAAGAGATGAAAACGATTTAGCGATGGGTTACTTTAGTGCAAAGGGAGATGTTATTAGAATTGCTCCAAGTTGAACAGATAAGTATCATATTAGAATCTCTATGTTTGGTGACGAAATTGAAGCAATTGAAATGATTGATATTTTAAACAATACTGTAATTGAAAAATTAAGAATGTTTACAGTTTACCCAGCAGCAGCGTATGTAACAAACTTTGACAAAATGAAATTAGTTGTTGAAAATATTGGAAAAGAACTAGAAAAAAGAGTGCTGTGATTTCAAGAACAAAAAAAATTTATTGAAGCAGATAGACTAATGAAAAGAACAAAATATGATATGGAAACAATGAGTGAGTTTGGAATTTGTAGTGGTATAGAAAACTATTCTCCACATTTAGATTTTAGAGCACCAGGAGTTCCTCCATTTACATTAATTGATTATTTTGGTGACGACTTCTTAACAATAATTGATGAGTCACACATGATGATTCCACAATTAAATGCAATGTACAATACTGATAGAAGTAGAAAAGAAACTTTAATTGAACATGGTTTTAGATTACCAAGTGCAATTGATAATAGACCTTTGAAATTTGAAGAGTTTGCAGGAAAATTAAAAAATGTAATTTATACTTCTGCAACTCCAGGACCATATGAACTTGAATTGGTAAATAATGAAGTAGTAGAACAAATTATTAGACCAACAGGATTAGTTGACCCACAAATTGAAATTCGTTCAACAATAAATCAAATGAACGATATTGTCGATGAGATAAATAAAGTAATTGCAAAAAATCAAAAAGTATTTATTACAACAATTACTATTAGAATTTCTGAGGATATAACTGCATACTTACAATCAAGAAACTTAAAAGTTGCTTACTTACATTCAGAATTGAAAACTCTAGAAAGAAATCAAGTACTTACAGATTTAAGAAAAGGAGTTTATGATGTTATTGTTGGAGTTAACTTATTAAGGGAAGGTTTAGATATTCCCGAAGTTAGTTTAGTTTGTATTTTGGATGCAGATAAACAAGGATTTTTAAGAAACACAAGAAGTTTAATTCAAACAATTGGTAGAGCTGCAAGAAACTCAGAAGGTAGAGTAATTTTTTATGCAGATTCAACTTCACAAGCTATGAAAGAAGCTATTGAAGAAACTGATAGAAGAAGAAAAATTCAAGAGGACTATAATAAAGCAAATGGAATAATTCCAAAAACAATAATTAAAAAAATTAGTGACGTTATTGCTGATTCAAATATTAGAAATAAAGTTGATGAACTAAAAAAATTAAAGAAAAAAGAAAAAGAAAAGAAAAAAGAAAACTTGATTGAAGAATTAAGAAAACAAATGTTATCTGCTGCAAAAGAACAAAATTATGAAAAGGCAGCTGAAATTAGAGATCTTATTTTAGAATTACAAGCAGAAGGATAG
- the uvrA gene encoding excinuclease ABC subunit UvrA, whose protein sequence is MMNKKIIVKGAREHNLKNIDIEIPKEKLVVFTGLSGSGKSSLAFNTIYAEGERRYIESLSSFSRQFLKSVEKPDVDEIEGLSPAISIDQKSTSHNPRSTVGTTTEIHDHLRLLFANIGTPFCINGHGPIKTSSLKEIIETIKKETQDEDQIFILAPVVRDKKGTHKDLLIKLKKENFLRVQVNGELRSLEEDIELEQNKRHNIDIVVDRLIYKINDEDLQSRIYSAIEVGLGYSNGLIRIQYPKRNNETKLFSTKYSCSECGFSIPNLEANLFSFNKKNGACETCSGLGVNLEADPALIIPDSSLSIREGGILYYKNLVDSTNIEWQKFKVLCDYYLIDLNSQINKLNEKQLNVILYGSEEPIESKITTVSGNVLRSFDYIEGIANVIERRYVETKSEDNRKYYGKYMMSKVCKTCDGKRLNDIALSVKINNLSIADFVEMTIEDELTFLLNLNLTEQQEKIASLVLNQLLSRISFLNEVGLNYLTLSRSATTLSGGEAQRIRLAKQLGSKLSGVLYVLDEPSIGLHQRDNDKLISTLKKLRDLGNTLIVVEHDEDTMKASDWIVDIGPGAGIDGGNITAQGTYEEICKNPNSLTGKYLSKQLSIPTPKKRRGGNGLKIEIKGATENNLKNIDVTLPLGKFISVTGVSGSGKSTLVEEVIYKGLRKELNKELIRPGKYKSMKGWENIDKIIYVSQDPIGKTPRSNPATYTSVFDDIRDLYTEIPESKIRGYKKGRFSFNVPGGRCDACSGDGVVRVDMQFLGYVEVICEICDGKRYNEETLQIKYRGKNIWNVLNMTVQEAYDFFENIPKIREKLETILAVGLGYIKLGQNATTLSGGEAQRVKLSTFLLKKQTGKTLFLLDEPTTGLHIDDVKRLISVLNILVDQGNTVLTIEHNLDFIKVSDYVIDLGPEGGSGGGQIMVTGTPEQIIESKESFTAKYLKEYLND, encoded by the coding sequence ATTATGAATAAAAAAATTATAGTTAAAGGAGCAAGAGAACATAACTTAAAAAACATTGATATTGAAATACCAAAAGAAAAATTAGTTGTGTTTACAGGATTGTCAGGTAGTGGAAAATCTTCATTAGCATTTAACACAATTTATGCTGAGGGAGAAAGAAGATATATTGAATCTCTTTCATCATTTTCAAGACAATTTTTAAAGTCAGTTGAAAAGCCAGATGTAGATGAAATTGAAGGATTAAGTCCAGCAATATCAATTGACCAAAAATCTACAAGTCATAATCCAAGATCAACTGTTGGAACTACAACAGAAATTCATGATCATTTGAGATTGTTATTTGCAAATATTGGAACACCATTTTGTATTAACGGTCATGGACCAATTAAAACTTCTTCATTAAAAGAAATTATTGAAACAATAAAAAAAGAAACACAAGATGAAGATCAAATATTTATTTTAGCTCCTGTTGTAAGAGATAAAAAAGGAACTCATAAAGATTTATTAATTAAATTAAAAAAAGAAAATTTTTTAAGAGTACAAGTAAATGGAGAATTAAGAAGTTTAGAAGAGGATATTGAATTAGAACAAAATAAAAGACATAACATTGATATTGTAGTTGATAGATTGATTTATAAAATTAATGATGAGGACTTGCAATCAAGAATATATTCTGCAATTGAAGTTGGTTTAGGATATTCAAATGGGCTAATTAGAATTCAATATCCAAAAAGAAATAATGAGACTAAATTATTTTCAACAAAATATTCTTGTAGTGAATGTGGATTTTCAATTCCAAATCTTGAAGCAAATTTATTTTCATTTAATAAAAAAAATGGAGCATGTGAAACTTGTTCAGGACTTGGAGTAAATTTGGAAGCAGATCCAGCTTTGATTATTCCAGATTCTTCTCTATCAATTCGTGAAGGAGGAATCTTATATTATAAAAATCTTGTAGACTCAACAAATATTGAATGACAAAAATTTAAAGTTCTATGTGATTATTATTTAATTGATTTAAATTCACAAATAAATAAACTAAATGAAAAACAATTAAATGTAATTCTTTATGGTAGTGAAGAACCAATAGAATCCAAAATTACAACAGTAAGTGGAAATGTTTTAAGATCTTTTGATTATATTGAAGGTATTGCAAATGTTATTGAAAGAAGATATGTTGAAACTAAATCAGAAGATAATAGAAAATATTATGGAAAGTATATGATGTCAAAAGTTTGTAAAACTTGTGATGGAAAAAGGTTAAATGATATAGCTTTAAGTGTAAAAATAAATAATTTATCAATTGCAGATTTTGTTGAAATGACCATAGAAGATGAATTAACATTTTTATTAAATTTAAACTTAACTGAACAGCAAGAAAAAATTGCAAGTCTAGTTTTAAATCAGTTACTTTCAAGAATTAGTTTTTTAAATGAAGTGGGATTAAATTATTTGACTCTATCAAGAAGTGCAACAACTTTATCTGGAGGAGAAGCACAAAGAATAAGGTTGGCAAAACAATTGGGTTCAAAACTATCTGGGGTTCTTTATGTTTTAGATGAACCATCAATTGGTTTACATCAAAGAGATAATGATAAATTAATTTCAACTCTTAAAAAATTAAGGGATTTAGGAAATACTCTAATAGTTGTTGAACATGATGAAGATACGATGAAAGCTTCAGATTGAATTGTAGATATTGGACCTGGTGCGGGAATTGATGGGGGTAATATTACAGCACAAGGAACTTATGAAGAGATTTGTAAAAACCCAAATTCACTTACAGGAAAATATCTATCAAAACAATTATCAATTCCAACTCCTAAAAAACGAAGAGGAGGTAACGGTCTTAAAATTGAAATCAAAGGAGCAACTGAAAATAATTTAAAAAACATTGACGTAACACTGCCATTAGGTAAATTCATTTCAGTTACTGGAGTGAGTGGAAGTGGTAAATCAACTTTAGTTGAGGAAGTAATTTATAAAGGATTAAGAAAAGAATTAAATAAGGAATTAATTCGTCCTGGTAAATATAAATCAATGAAGGGTTGAGAAAATATTGATAAAATAATTTATGTTTCACAAGACCCAATTGGAAAAACTCCAAGATCAAATCCTGCAACTTATACTTCTGTATTTGATGATATAAGAGATTTGTATACAGAAATACCAGAATCAAAAATTAGAGGATATAAAAAAGGAAGATTTAGTTTCAATGTTCCTGGTGGAAGATGTGATGCTTGTTCAGGTGATGGAGTTGTACGTGTTGATATGCAATTTCTTGGTTATGTCGAAGTTATTTGTGAAATTTGTGATGGTAAAAGATATAATGAAGAAACTTTGCAAATTAAATATAGAGGAAAAAATATTTGAAACGTATTGAATATGACTGTTCAAGAAGCTTATGATTTTTTTGAAAATATACCAAAGATTAGAGAAAAATTAGAAACTATCTTAGCTGTTGGACTTGGTTATATTAAACTTGGACAAAATGCTACAACTTTATCTGGAGGAGAAGCACAAAGAGTAAAACTCTCAACATTTTTATTGAAAAAGCAAACAGGTAAAACATTATTCTTATTAGATGAGCCAACAACTGGTTTACATATAGATGATGTTAAAAGATTAATTAGTGTATTAAATATTTTAGTAGATCAAGGAAATACTGTTCTTACAATTGAACACAATCTTGATTTTATAAAAGTTTCAGATTATGTAATTGATCTAGGTCCAGAAGGTGGAAGCGGTGGAGGACAAATTATGGTAACAGGAACACCAGAACAAATAATTGAAAGTAAAGAAAGTTTCACTGCAAAATATTTAAAGGAGTATTTAAATGATTAG
- a CDS encoding bifunctional folylpolyglutamate synthase/dihydrofolate synthase, which yields MISVEENLIPSDIIFKKNYNLTKMLKELGNPQNNFYVINVVGTNGKGSTSQFIFSGLKEKFKNVGLFSSPAFLFHNERISFNSEMISDEELKKIISDNESLIKKYELTFFEIWTFIAIIFFNERKVDVAVIEAGIGGAKDSTNVFERQLAVCVTSLGLDHQEILGETIEQIIEQKVSIAKKDVKIFISSDNKKYKNIIAKVNNNEKVYTKRISDSVYFQSFNKGLAKQVLEYLGIPFSDFSIVPLGRYTILRNNPLFILDGCHNDNGALKLSRQIKDIEDLIILFGSSEGKKHMKILDTLKKSKRKIYLTEFDHIKSWKIDRNKFSNFEILDNWKEFLEKNKEKNILVCGSLYFAPIVYNWFNEQ from the coding sequence ATGATTAGTGTAGAAGAAAATTTAATTCCATCAGATATAATCTTTAAAAAGAATTATAACTTAACTAAAATGTTAAAAGAATTAGGTAATCCTCAAAATAATTTTTACGTAATAAATGTTGTTGGAACAAATGGGAAGGGTTCAACATCACAATTTATTTTTAGTGGATTAAAAGAAAAATTTAAAAATGTTGGCCTATTTAGTTCACCAGCATTTCTGTTTCACAATGAAAGAATTTCATTTAATTCTGAAATGATTTCTGATGAAGAGTTGAAAAAAATAATTTCAGATAATGAGTCATTAATTAAAAAATATGAATTAACATTTTTTGAAATTTGAACTTTTATTGCAATAATCTTTTTTAATGAAAGAAAAGTTGATGTTGCAGTTATTGAAGCAGGAATTGGTGGAGCAAAAGATTCAACAAATGTTTTTGAAAGACAATTAGCTGTATGTGTTACATCTTTAGGATTAGATCATCAAGAGATTTTAGGAGAAACAATTGAACAGATAATAGAGCAAAAGGTTTCTATTGCAAAAAAAGATGTTAAAATTTTTATAAGCTCTGATAATAAAAAGTATAAAAATATAATTGCTAAAGTAAATAATAATGAAAAAGTTTATACAAAAAGAATTTCTGATTCAGTATATTTTCAAAGTTTTAATAAAGGATTAGCAAAACAAGTTTTAGAATATTTAGGAATTCCATTTTCTGATTTTTCTATAGTTCCATTAGGAAGATATACTATACTTAGAAATAACCCATTATTCATTTTAGATGGATGTCATAATGATAATGGTGCATTAAAATTATCTAGACAAATTAAAGATATTGAAGATTTAATTATTTTATTTGGTTCAAGTGAGGGTAAGAAACATATGAAAATTTTGGATACATTAAAAAAAAGCAAGAGAAAAATTTATTTGACAGAGTTTGATCATATTAAATCTTGAAAAATAGATAGAAATAAGTTTTCAAATTTTGAAATATTAGATAATTGAAAAGAGTTTTTGGAAAAAAATAAGGAAAAAAACATATTGGTTTGTGGAAGTTTATACTTTGCCCCAATTGTCTATAATTGATTTAATGAACAATAA